In Cereibacter sphaeroides 2.4.1, the genomic window TCTTCTCGCCGTCCGCCTGACGGATCGCCCCGCCCCCATCCGGCCGCCCTGGACGCGCGAGGCCGACATGGCCCGCTGCACGGGCTGCGCAGCCTGTGCCGAGGCCTGTCCGGCAGGGATCGTGCGGATGGAGGCAGGCCTTCCCCAGATCGCCTTTGCCGGCACCGAATGCAGCTTTTGCGGTGCTTGCGCCGAGGCCTGTCCCGCGCCCGTGTTCGACATCGCCCGGCCGGCCTTCGCCCATCTGGCCGCGGTGACGGAGGGCTGCCTCGCGCAGGATGGCGTGGCCTGCATGGCCTGCGCCGACATCTGCCCCGAGGCGGCGATCCGCCTCCGCCCCCGGATCGGCGGGCCCGCTCTGCCGGAGTTGTCGCCGAGCCTCTGCACCGGCTGCGGCGCCTGCCTCTCGGTCTGCCCGGCCGAGGCGCTGACGATCCATCTCCGGGAGCCCGCCCATGCGTGAGCCCGAGGCCCATATCTCGAGCGCCATCCTGCGCGTGAGGCCCGGCGAGGAGGCCGCTGTCGTCCGGCGCGTAATGGCCGTGCCCGGGTGTGAAGTTGCCGCGGCGGGCGAGGGACGCCTCGTCGTCCTGATCGAGACCGAGAGCCGGGGCGCCACGGGCGCCGCCCTGACCGAACTGACGCTCCTCGAGGGCGTCCATTCCGCCTGCATGGTCTACGAGCAGGTGGAGGCCCTGAAGACTCTGGGAGAAAAGGCATGACCCTCACACGGCGCGATCTCATCAAGGCTCAGGCCGCCGCCACCGCAGCGGCCGCGGCAGGTCTGCCGGTCTCAGCACTGGCCCAGCCTGTCACGGGCGGGGCGGAGGCCTTGCGGATCCGCTGGTCGAAGGCGCCCTGCCGCTTCTGCGGGACCGGCTGCGGCGTCATGGTGGGCACGCGCGACGGGCAGGTGGTTGCGACCCACGGTGACACCCAGGCCGAAGT contains:
- a CDS encoding chaperone NapD, coding for MREPEAHISSAILRVRPGEEAAVVRRVMAVPGCEVAAAGEGRLVVLIETESRGATGAALTELTLLEGVHSACMVYEQVEALKTLGEKA
- a CDS encoding ferredoxin-type protein NapF, whose protein sequence is MSVSRRDLLAVRLTDRPAPIRPPWTREADMARCTGCAACAEACPAGIVRMEAGLPQIAFAGTECSFCGACAEACPAPVFDIARPAFAHLAAVTEGCLAQDGVACMACADICPEAAIRLRPRIGGPALPELSPSLCTGCGACLSVCPAEALTIHLREPAHA